A segment of the Rattus norvegicus strain BN/NHsdMcwi chromosome 16, GRCr8, whole genome shotgun sequence genome:
TTCATGAACACCAATGTGACTCTAGAATTCAATTCTCAGCTCACAGACACAGCTATGGTGGCCCACCCCAAGCCCAGAGCATTAGGACCTACAGAGGGAAGGTCCAGTTCAGCTGTCAATAACCTAACTCATCCAGGGGACAGAGACCCAAACAGGTGACATCACAGGGGAAGAGGACTCTCCTCCGCTTCCCTCCCCAGCACTCTGAATGCCAGCAGGTAAAGAGCCTACATTTGAAGTGGTCCCTTAAGATGGTGACAGCAGCCTGGAACCAGAAAAGGGAGATACTTGTGTGTGTTGCCTACAGGAAGACAGTCTTGGTCGTGGTAGGCTCCAGGAAGTCAGACTTCATCTGTCCTAAACCCAAGATGCTCAAAAGGAGAACAAATACACAGAATGGGGTGGCCCCAGAAGACAGAGGGAGAACCTGACAGGACGCAGAGCCCTTGGACCCTAGGGCTCATGCCCCCGCGGACAGAATTTACCAGAACAAAGGAAACAAGATTGGCCATGCCCAATGCCCTCTTTCTGACGAGGCCTGTCAGAGCTCTGATCTCTcaacttgtatttatttttaattcaaaataagaCAAACATATACAGCGAGATCCACCCCCTCCAAAAGGGACCCCCAAGTGTCCAGCCAGAGACCCAGAGCAGAAATCTATAAGGAAAGTCAGTGACCTTCAACAGCCCCTGGCCCAGTCCCCAAATCAGGCCTTGCCCAGAGGGGCCTGGTAGGGAGTAGGAATATGTCTAATTCAGAACTTAAGTCACAGGCGCCATGGGCAGACCTGAGAACAGTCCACACAGCTCAGCTACTGGGTGTTCTAGGGGTTCCAACCAACACACAGGCCAGGCTCGGTTCTAGCACCATCAGACACATGTTTACCAGTCAGGATGAAGCTAGGTGGGTGAGGGACTGGTCTATCCTGACCTACAATGGGCCCAGCCTGGCTTTCATCGGAGTAACAGGTGCACCGTGGGAAATGTAGGTTGGCACCATTTGCCCAACAAAGAACTTGAGATCTGCGTGTAGCAGAGAAGGTCTTTGCACGGTAGGTTTCACTGCTACCAAACAAGCCCTGTGGTGTGCTGCCCTTCGTGTGGACCTCCTGAGACTGCCCACCGGCCCTCGTCTCTCCCTGAACGTGACCTCCCTGACTTCATGCCTCAAATGAAAGTCAGCGTCCCTGACTTCCTTCTCACAGAACAGATTGCACTCACGGGTGTGGGACTCTGCCCCCGCCTTCAGAAGATCCCATAATGCTTGCCACAAGCAACCAAGCCAGCCTCCTGCTGAAGAACACCCTGCCCAACAGCGGCTCGCCTTATTCCAGCAGAACAACTGCTGTCCCCACTCCGCCCACCTGCACAGGCCCTCTGTGTCAATCAACAGCCTTCTCAGCTGTGGCCCAGTGTGAAGGTGCTATGGCCCCATGTCTCCACAGCCATTCGCTCACTCCCGTTCAGGTTCCAAGAAGACAAGGTGACCACATGCCACACACCAGGGCACAGGCATTGCGTTGTGACACAAATATTCAGACATGCCATGTTTGTAAGGAGTGTGCTTGCTCCCTTGGGGAAGGAATAGAACCAGTCAGACTACCCTGTTAGAAGGCCTTTCTCCTGGAGCCGGACATTCTcgccttgtttctttgacccactGGCATGCCATTTCTGCTCCAAACCAGAGGCCGCTGTTACAGTTTCCCTACTCCATCAGCAGGAGGGCCTTGCTTATGGGGCAGATAGGTCATCTTCCCTGGGGTCCCAGGAGTGTCCTGAGCCTCCCCTTGCACAACCTGTTTACTAGAGCTTCAACCCTACAGAAACTCAGGCCTGAGTCTATCTAACCCTGGAGCTGTCTCACATAACTTGAGGAGCTGTAGCCCAGGCGTCGAGAGCCTTCAGCATCCTGGCCTTCCTCCATCCTCCTGGCCTTATGAAGCCCTTGGGTAATAAAATCAGGCAGGGAAAGGCTCTGtgtcctctctccccacccaaaTCTACTGGTCCCCACGGTCCAGCCCATGCTAGGGCATTCCTCATATACACAGGCCATATCTAACCCCGACATTCGGAGCCTCTCAGCTCTAGCCATTTCCTACCAGGAGGGAGCCCCAAACCCAGCACCACTACGCCCAAAGCCAGGCTCCTCCCAGAAGAACGGCACCAGATAGCATAAAAACCTATGGAGCCGGGCAATGATGGCACCCTTTCGAGCGCTGCAATACACTTGGGGACAGGTGAGCACTTGTTATCTACTTCCTGAAGCAGGGAGCTAGCACAGTGACTTGCAGGGGCAGGATCTGGGAACCCCCTCCAAGGATACAAGCAGCCCTTCTGTAATGGTCAGGTACCCACACCTCATGGGCAGGGGCTGTGCCTCACAAAACTCCAGAACCTGGCAGAAAAGTACATTCAGTTAGTCCTCCCTGTCCCCAGCTACACTGAGCTGGCCCAAGTGTGTGTCACAGGCCAACACCAGGGCTGGGCTAGCCCAGGCTCTAAGCCTTTCATTCTATGTGGAACTGTACCTCAGAATTCATCAGCTAGCTCTCTGCCGTGACATCTGGAAAGTGGGGTAAAAAGGAGGAACTTCAACAAGGTTAGGTAAGGAGCACAGTATGTAGTGTGCAGGAGGCCTCCGGTAAGGCCAGTTCTCTAAAGACTGGGGCAGTCCCCATCACCTCGGGCCTCCTGTGTAATGTCAAAATTCATGAGTTCCTAGcaattctattaaaaataaaaccaccaaGAGTCCCAGAGGAGTGACAGCAAAGGTCTGCGGGATGGACTAAACAAAAGGTCAAATACTTTtacaggaaagaaatcaggattTTGCTTCTGTGCAGTGCAAAATCCCTGTCCCAAAGTTCAGAGCCCAGCCTAGATAGAGAAGTAACTCTTGGGAATCAAGCCCTTAAAAGATGGCCCAGCTGCGTGGGACCACAAGCCCAAGCAAGGCTGGTGTTCAAGTTAGAGGGTGGGTTCTGGTGACATGGAGTCTTCACTGTGCCTGTCACTGGCCTAGGACCGAGTCTAGAGTCATGGCCAGTTTCGGGGTCACAGTTCCTCATTCTGGAGCAGCTCCAGAGCAGCCACAGCAGCTGGGACGTCGCAATGACTGCATGACAGCCCTCAGGGGACCCCTCCGGCCCTCCGTAGACAGGCTGTCCTCACTGGCTGGGGCCTGCTGCAGCTGCTCGAATTGCATTTCCAGGTGCTTCTGGATGGCAATGCCAAGTACCTCAGGGTCCACGGAGGCTCCATACACCTCCCACGTCATGCCCTCGGCATCCCATCGCACTTCCCTCACAGGCGACGACGCCTCTTCTAGGCCGGGCCCCAGCATTACCTCTGGAAATATGTTCAGAGTCTTGGGTGCTTCCAGGGATGGGCTGGTAGCCACAGCCTTGCAGGCTGCCACTGGAGCCGCCTGAACCCCAGCATCCTGGGCTGACGCCACACCCAGAGCCAAATCAGTGGCCGAGGTCATGGTCCACACATCTTTAGTCCTGGAGCCAGACTCTGTGGCCAGCCCTGTAGGCCCCCAAGGATGGACACAGCAGTGGGCGCGCCCAGAAATCCCCCCAGACAACTGACAGTGGAATTTCATCCCACACTGGGCCTGCAACCCAGACTCACTCACTGATGCCACCAATTTAGGGAAGGCCAGGATGCCTTTGGCAGGCAGAGCATGGCAGGTGCTACCAGGTACAGCCTCCCCGACTGTGCAGAGCAGAGTTGCTGGGGGCAGAGCATGGCAGGGAGTGGTAGATGGCTGCCCGGTAGCTTGGGGCTCACCCTGGGAACCAATGAGGAGACCAGTGGTATCTTCCAGTTCTATGGTTGGCACCCACACCTGACTCTCCCCCAACGTGCAGGCCGATTTAGAAGTCCCATCCTCTAGAGACGAGTCACTTGGCAGGGGTGCAGGGGTGGGGCCACCTTGGCCAGCAACACCGCCAGGCTGCAGATGAGCCCTGTGGACAGGTGAGATGCCAAGGGCGGAACAGCTCAGACTGGGCTTCTGAACGCTGCCATGACCCCGGGTCTGGGTACTATGGACCAAGTCTGAGTGGCTCCTCTGCACGGCTGCCACGCTGGGGGCCTGTAGGCGACACAGATCACCGATGCCCATCGTGGACACATTACCAACCGTGCTGCTCCTCCAGTGGCCTCCAGCAGCAGCCTGAGACGGAGGGTTTGCGGTCTGTGCTTGCTCTGTGCTCTCCATCTGACATCCCTCCTCCTGCAGGGTCCGGGGACCAGTACTGGCTTCAGCCTGCTGTGCCCGCCATACGGTGCTACTGACACTCTTTCGAAGCTCTGGCCTCTGCTCCCGGCCTTCACACAGCAAGCTGGAAGAACTCTGGGACAGGGGCTGTGGACGGGGACTCTGGGGTTCCCGGGCACCTGGTTCAGGGTGGCTAGAACTCATGGCTGCctacaagagagaaaaagaagtgagTGAAGCCAAGCTGGGGGTTGGCACCTGGGCAGCATTGCTCCAGCCTTGGTCCCAGTCTGATTGGAGACCTAAGGTTGTCAGTGAGAAGGCACACATATCAGACACCTCAGATCTATATATCCCACATGATGCATAGATAACCCTGAGGACATCTAATAATTGCTACCCTAGTAACAGGCCCTGAAGACCACCACTAAGCCAGCTGTTTGCCATACTTATGATAGGTGTAGGTGCTGGGGTCGGGGGTGAACCTAGGGGAAAGGCCACGTGTGCTGAGGCCCTAAAAGTGGGCATGTGGCATCATGAAGAGGGCTTTGGGAAAGCAACTCTCTGTCAACCAACACAGAAAGACGGCAGACTTTATCAGCCAGCACAGCTAAGTGTTCCTGTCAGCATCCACTTTAAGAGGGAGTGGGGCCTCCTGGGTACAGAGTCGGGGCTCCAAGGTTTGTGAGGTAAGGAAGCAATGAACACTGGGTAATGATGAGAAGTTTCCCGGTTCTTCTTGTGCCCTTGTGCcgtcctctccagcctgacctacTGAACTGTGAAACATCTCAGATTGTCTTTTGAGGTCCCCAACTTTCACCCTGTGCCTGGGAGGACACTGCTATCAGCCCTTAATGGCAAGCCTCACTCAGCATTTCCTCGTTCATCCACAGCCATCTCCCGAGGAGGCCCTGCTGGCTGCAGCAGCTGGGAATGTGGGAATCATTGAGCTCTGGCTGTGCCTGGGGGTGACCACCCAGCAGTGGCAAATCAGACATACCCTTTGCCGATGTCAACTCTCTCTTCCCAGTATGCCCTACTCCAGCACCAAACCTACCGCCCCCGTTCTGCCTCACCACCTCCTCCTGAGAACCGTCCCCGGCTAACCCACCCAGGCTGCCTCCATCCCGGCTCAGCATCACCCGACTGGGACCCtcagcccccattcccttcccctgaAACCAGCAGAGTCAGGACTCTATCTGTCCCTTCTCATCAGTTCAGCACCTTGCCCTGACACGCAGCTGGCACGCAGAAGAAAGCCGCTGCATGGCTGACAGAGAGAATGAACTTAAAAACAAGGCCATGGCAGAGTGGGCTAAGTGCCCAGAGCTCAGTCCAAGGATGAGCCAAGGCAAGGGACTCAAAGGGATGGTAGGAAAAAAATTTCTGGAGAATTCTCATGGAAGCCAAggctggaaggggtggggagtggggagggagaaggtgCCAAGAAGAAGGAACATGTGGTCAGGTGACACAAGAAAGTGACAGGTAGGCTGGGATGTGGGCAGGGCCAGAGGGTCAGGATGACTGAGCCAGCCCAGCCCTGGATACTGGGGAAGATCACCCAGGGACCGCCTGTCGGACTGGCGGGATgggcaggagaggcaggagaggcagaTCCAGAGGGTGGCAGTTTTGGTTTAGGCAATCAATCCACATCTCCCCACCCACCTTTGGCTGATAAAGACTGACGGGAAACCAACCACCCTGGCCAGGAACAAGGCCACCCAAAATGATTTGTGGCAAGGGCTGGTGGCCTCCCATTTCTGTTATGAGGAgtatctccctgcctctgtcagGGGAGTAGGAAGAATTTTAAAGCCTAAAGCCAGAGTCTGGTCCAGCACAACTGCCTGTTTTGATGGAAAAGCTGAACCCTGTCCTGTCCAGTGTGCTGGGCACTGGTCAGTATTACGTGTGTCAGCATAAGTATTAACTGTCAGGCAAATATTGTGGCTGAATTTCCGATCAACAGCTTAAATAACTGGCCACACAATGGCTAATGGTCACTGTATCGGGTCATGCCACTCTTGAACACAGCCAATTGGATAAGATGTGTCCTTACCTAGCTGTTCCACACACCCAAAGCCAGACCGGATAAGTGGCAAAAAAAGGACTCTAGCCCACTGCCGCCCTCGGAGAGCTCGAACACCACCTCTCAGGTGAAAGTCGGAAAGCTAGAGGCAGTTGCAATGCTGACAATAAGAGCTTTGAATGCTGCAGGTTTGGGCCAGATCCTTTGCAAACACTGTCCCATTCCACTGTCACCGTGACCTGGTGATGTAATTCATCATCCCCATTCTACAAATGAGGTCACAGCTCAGCAGCTCAGTGGTCTGACCAAGGGCACAGAGCCAGCCAATGGCTCCGTCAGGAATCAGGCCCTTGAGTATATGAGACCCTCTGCCCTTTGGAGCAGCATGCAGATCTCTGGCCTGACTACTGCAAACACCCAAAGTTCCAGGATCTACCCCTGCCTCCTCCATCACTCCTGATGATGCTGCTCATGGTTTGCCAGTGGgacccccacccactcacctcaCCCAGTTCTTAGGCTGCAAGACATCTACAGACTAAAAGTC
Coding sequences within it:
- the Gprin2 gene encoding G protein-regulated inducer of neurite outgrowth 2; amino-acid sequence: MSSSHPEPGAREPQSPRPQPLSQSSSSLLCEGREQRPELRKSVSSTVWRAQQAEASTGPRTLQEEGCQMESTEQAQTANPPSQAAAGGHWRSSTVGNVSTMGIGDLCRLQAPSVAAVQRSHSDLVHSTQTRGHGSVQKPSLSCSALGISPVHRAHLQPGGVAGQGGPTPAPLPSDSSLEDGTSKSACTLGESQVWVPTIELEDTTGLLIGSQGEPQATGQPSTTPCHALPPATLLCTVGEAVPGSTCHALPAKGILAFPKLVASVSESGLQAQCGMKFHCQLSGGISGRAHCCVHPWGPTGLATESGSRTKDVWTMTSATDLALGVASAQDAGVQAAPVAACKAVATSPSLEAPKTLNIFPEVMLGPGLEEASSPVREVRWDAEGMTWEVYGASVDPEVLGIAIQKHLEMQFEQLQQAPASEDSLSTEGRRGPLRAVMQSLRRPSCCGCSGAAPE